A genomic stretch from Candidatus Nitrososphaera gargensis Ga9.2 includes:
- a CDS encoding methyl-accepting chemotaxis protein, with the protein MKEEKYRLSDQADGKAKIVLAGAIDNRHIVTIMLLLAVGIAIHFVSTELLQPVFAERYLTPLPEASSTQQVPAGNSYYRSMSESMAVVASYGSGSANSPMSYQRSMSESMSVTTVQGKPTNSYSRSMSEQVSLSTGMPSAPMQPARINAEGSGGSSYSLSNLRSDERSRILGKGNNALGRIAGSGTSIYSSGSNQGITEDETASFDIISRIFRRTSSGDDGSDGESSQESDSNSNNFVLDYTGLDGKFLEKRLAAGNVGSNTSNFIGYYYVNVINGFYSIGVIAIVAKRSRIILRSRHKLAKTAELVGFTVESKASRACLVVLVLFIVIAVAGSFGALPIDAVFADDALASAYVSATGTFGTKSAKYREWNPITSTWSSEVELPDTGSPISSVKILFSPINSMRVIISYSNNGALNLFTCSSACTTASSWTRVGGASFATAALPSSNPSKPYDIAFEQSSGRLVIVYDKDLNEENDFYYRTFNGATISAESGLSYIGLPLLGDSEFIRTFKMASKPGADEIVMILEDVTNQDAYAFVWNSGSSSFGNQFTVSSAMGTTSVAGFAIDVAYETSSGAAVVFAGNGANSAAYVRWDGAWPLLFASTTDPNPLSNNDVRFVTLKADPVSTSNKIMICQVDDLSDLTCAQIDGGVLGAWTKHDDNVDNTSRRVFDFAWNPTGSAGVLVWGTTSGSIHYRQWSGTVWSTAFYAVPYANTKAWVVGTTNPMSRKSAFLVLNGASDIGSLIYDGLELKVIGTQTHTADTASVLNEALSIDYQRRPAVRAILESVFVSDSVGNRADNPAAIVYRSNTGANGLHSVKYREWNPTTSTWSTEVELPTTGNDVRDAKILFSPTSTLRAVVSHSADGSLNLFTCSSACTTAGSWTRVGGASFADTGSPIGDVPYRPYDIAFEQSSGKLVIVYDKDLTENNDFYYRMFSGGILSSETGFSYIGGAADSEEIRYFKLASKAGSNELTMILEDATNTDTYAFIWNSVSGTFGNQKTVSTALSTANTEGESIGAAYETSSGASVVFSGNGANSAAYARWNGASWSAVSTTDPNTNSGNDVRFVTLKADPVSTSNKIMICQVDDLSDLTCAQIDGGVLGAWTSLNANLDSSTSRPADYVWDSSGSTGLAVYGTTTDVITKRAWDGANWSGATSVDSVGTHLWIVLVRNPLGSDKNKALMGMINSNADIGTMVYDGTNVKNLGDSIHTAFLTNMDFEAVSIDFQRYGRVISRPININLAVTDAISVAFTRQVSEQLHLTGTINRTLGSPYTRSMSDQMMTVTDILARSVTLSRSISEVLAVNDGITKNISKSMTDQLRLTDSIQRTVVAARAFSEGLGVTEKITKALSKTITQQLTLTEAIARSTTASKSITEQLAIQDTIAKAFAPSRSLSENLAVTETTTRTIVTSRALSEQITLTETVAKSISVSLSEQLTTTDQLARATITSRAVTEQLTTAEFIANLVSKAISEQLSITENIARSIVTARSVSEELGLTESVAKRITHSLSEDLSVTDTIDRSSTLSRSISEQLALTETALINTSKPLTEQLAVIDSLERSITTTRTLSEQLGVTDAVSKAFSTALLEQLGITESPARVAALSRSMSEQFTLVDSISKDVSVLQTEQLAFADTLTRITALTRAMMEQLAVNETMTISISKSMSEQLRMTDELQRSISVTAAPSEQQLALTDSIAISLSKSLSEQLEVEDTIARSIALSRSISEELTVNDQISKAISKVISEDLAVTDEIQRTIVSTRNMSEQLGVTDTVTKAISVVLLDQLGVTESEIGSIEVARSMSEQLTITDFLIEGRAFQIAISEQLSSTEATTATTTTSLPSSLIEGLATSDAITTTTSTFARAITENMAITENASRTASIIILEILQTSDQFTDISIHYHLVLGETLVLPDSFATDHASYVNSFIGHKVIIEDSVLLALKSTNNPTEQLVVQDQLSAMHTNRRVLTETMQLRDSRIIVATRPPPSPPSAIVAMPVVTMTEKETVKEYPNSMTSPMVAVQVQGTYPMERLDNTALGSLLTTIGMPVYDVSTEASSTGIDNMTMILPTFKVPIEMDGAPLNGGAFLTPVLSNVPANTQVVIPIDVEGSLGAGTIETNRMILSFTPKVNSSNFALLISILDNNPEEAITQEEPEGLSAFYIDVSYVGTWPGGISPSDPAFYFEPPQVTFTITEEWTEENHAKRDLNNIPMINLFLLNEVTGTWIEISDDKITPLTSAVGNVYQYIVTLPHLSTYVVTADTSSSESGNRGPGSGIGTRGSSRFGHIVQLAESLSVSGSINLVKGESLFSDLTGSFNINKVDSKPLDQRVISVDDISVTVHVSGIRSSAILGTAVARLNFEIENKGDIGQELMLRYWYSDPTTKMRIYENKETVMVGAGQSIVKIFEVPFTSPGDYSLVIEVESKEGTVSTTDIAINVPWLTVYLYILVIIAVIVIGVSMGFVIFAIRSRRFIITGDDR; encoded by the coding sequence ATGAAAGAGGAAAAATACAGGCTGTCGGATCAGGCCGATGGTAAGGCCAAGATTGTCTTAGCTGGTGCTATCGATAATCGCCACATTGTTACTATCATGCTTTTGTTAGCAGTAGGCATTGCAATACACTTTGTCAGCACAGAATTGCTCCAGCCAGTATTTGCAGAAAGGTATTTGACGCCGCTTCCAGAAGCTTCGAGCACGCAGCAGGTGCCAGCAGGCAACTCGTACTATCGTTCTATGTCTGAATCGATGGCGGTTGTGGCATCTTATGGAAGTGGCAGCGCAAACTCGCCCATGTCTTACCAGCGCTCGATGTCGGAGTCAATGTCTGTGACTACCGTTCAGGGCAAGCCGACGAATTCATACTCGCGCTCCATGTCAGAGCAGGTGTCACTTAGCACAGGCATGCCATCAGCTCCAATGCAACCAGCCAGAATAAATGCCGAGGGCAGTGGCGGATCTTCTTATTCATTATCAAATCTGAGAAGTGATGAGAGATCAAGAATTCTTGGAAAGGGCAACAACGCGCTTGGAAGAATAGCTGGAAGTGGCACCAGCATATACAGCAGCGGCTCGAATCAAGGTATAACTGAGGATGAAACTGCTTCCTTTGATATCATTAGCCGCATTTTCCGCCGTACATCCTCTGGAGACGATGGTTCTGACGGAGAGTCGTCTCAAGAAAGCGACAGTAATAGTAATAATTTTGTGCTAGATTACACTGGTCTTGACGGCAAGTTCCTTGAGAAGAGACTTGCAGCCGGAAATGTCGGTAGCAACACTAGCAACTTCATAGGCTACTACTATGTCAATGTAATAAATGGATTTTATAGCATAGGAGTAATTGCGATTGTCGCAAAGCGATCACGCATTATCCTTAGGAGTAGGCACAAGCTTGCAAAGACAGCAGAACTAGTTGGATTTACAGTAGAGTCCAAGGCGTCAAGAGCTTGCCTAGTTGTACTAGTACTCTTTATCGTGATAGCAGTAGCAGGTAGCTTTGGCGCTTTGCCGATAGATGCAGTATTTGCAGACGACGCCTTGGCTTCTGCTTACGTGTCGGCCACTGGTACATTTGGGACCAAAAGCGCCAAGTACAGAGAGTGGAACCCTATCACAAGCACATGGAGCAGCGAAGTTGAGCTGCCTGACACAGGATCCCCTATTAGCTCTGTCAAGATTTTGTTTAGTCCAATAAACTCTATGCGGGTAATTATCTCGTACAGCAATAATGGCGCACTTAACCTATTCACGTGCTCAAGCGCCTGCACCACAGCCAGCTCTTGGACACGCGTTGGAGGGGCAAGCTTTGCAACCGCAGCACTTCCATCCAGCAACCCTTCCAAGCCATACGACATCGCATTTGAGCAATCAAGCGGCAGGCTGGTAATAGTATATGACAAGGACCTGAATGAGGAAAACGACTTTTACTACCGGACATTCAACGGCGCGACCATATCGGCTGAATCAGGACTGAGCTACATTGGCCTGCCCCTACTAGGAGATTCAGAATTCATAAGGACATTCAAAATGGCATCCAAGCCAGGAGCAGATGAGATAGTGATGATACTTGAAGACGTCACCAACCAGGATGCCTATGCCTTTGTATGGAATTCTGGCTCTTCGTCATTTGGAAACCAGTTTACGGTCTCATCTGCAATGGGCACTACCTCTGTGGCTGGCTTTGCAATAGATGTTGCGTACGAGACGAGCAGTGGTGCGGCCGTTGTGTTTGCAGGAAATGGCGCCAATAGCGCTGCATATGTTAGATGGGATGGAGCCTGGCCGCTCTTGTTCGCCTCGACAACAGATCCAAACCCCCTATCAAACAACGATGTCAGGTTTGTCACCCTAAAGGCAGACCCTGTCTCTACTTCTAACAAGATAATGATATGTCAAGTGGATGACCTGAGCGACCTGACATGTGCACAGATTGATGGCGGCGTGCTTGGAGCTTGGACAAAACATGATGACAATGTAGATAATACAAGCAGAAGAGTATTTGATTTCGCATGGAATCCAACAGGCTCTGCAGGAGTGCTCGTTTGGGGTACCACCTCGGGTTCCATACACTACAGACAGTGGTCTGGCACAGTGTGGTCAACAGCATTTTACGCGGTACCTTATGCGAATACAAAGGCATGGGTTGTTGGAACAACAAACCCTATGAGCCGCAAGTCGGCCTTTCTTGTGCTCAACGGAGCAAGCGACATAGGCAGCCTGATCTACGACGGTCTTGAACTCAAAGTCATTGGCACGCAGACGCATACAGCTGACACTGCAAGTGTATTGAATGAGGCATTGAGTATAGATTACCAGCGCAGGCCTGCCGTGAGGGCTATCCTCGAATCCGTGTTTGTTTCAGATTCGGTTGGCAATCGCGCCGACAACCCTGCTGCCATAGTATATCGCTCTAATACTGGAGCGAACGGCCTCCATTCTGTCAAGTACAGGGAGTGGAACCCAACCACAAGCACATGGAGCACAGAGGTTGAGCTGCCTACAACGGGCAATGACGTCAGAGACGCCAAGATCTTGTTCAGCCCAACCAGCACCCTGCGAGCTGTTGTGAGCCACAGTGCAGACGGCAGCTTGAACCTCTTTACCTGTTCAAGCGCTTGCACAACAGCTGGTTCTTGGACACGCGTCGGCGGAGCTAGCTTTGCAGACACTGGCTCGCCGATTGGAGACGTACCATACAGGCCATACGACATCGCATTTGAGCAATCAAGTGGCAAGCTGGTAATAGTGTATGATAAGGATTTGACTGAGAACAATGACTTTTACTATAGAATGTTTAGTGGTGGGATACTATCCTCTGAGACAGGATTTAGCTACATAGGAGGAGCGGCAGACAGTGAAGAAATTCGCTACTTCAAGTTAGCATCAAAAGCTGGTTCCAATGAGCTGACAATGATACTCGAGGATGCGACCAATACAGACACCTATGCCTTTATCTGGAATTCAGTGTCAGGGACATTTGGAAATCAGAAAACAGTATCCACAGCATTGAGCACTGCAAATACCGAAGGAGAGTCGATAGGGGCAGCATATGAAACGAGTAGTGGCGCCTCGGTGGTCTTTTCAGGGAATGGTGCAAATAGCGCAGCGTACGCCAGATGGAATGGAGCTTCATGGTCAGCTGTCTCTACGACTGATCCAAATACAAATTCAGGCAACGATGTCAGGTTTGTCACCCTAAAGGCAGACCCTGTCTCTACTTCTAACAAGATAATGATATGTCAAGTGGATGACCTGAGCGACCTGACATGTGCACAGATTGATGGCGGCGTGCTTGGAGCTTGGACATCACTAAATGCTAACTTGGACTCTTCTACTTCAAGACCAGCGGATTATGTCTGGGACAGCAGTGGCTCGACAGGTCTTGCAGTATATGGAACAACAACAGATGTAATAACCAAGAGGGCATGGGACGGGGCAAACTGGTCAGGGGCTACATCAGTTGATTCCGTTGGCACGCACCTATGGATCGTGCTGGTAAGAAACCCCCTGGGTTCCGACAAAAACAAGGCGCTCATGGGCATGATAAATTCCAATGCAGACATTGGCACGATGGTTTATGATGGTACAAATGTGAAAAATCTTGGTGACTCTATCCATACAGCATTTTTGACTAACATGGACTTTGAAGCGGTGAGCATAGACTTCCAAAGGTACGGCAGGGTTATTTCCAGACCAATCAATATCAACTTGGCTGTTACTGATGCGATAAGCGTTGCTTTCACAAGGCAAGTATCAGAGCAGCTTCACCTGACGGGTACTATCAACCGTACGCTTGGCTCTCCCTATACCAGATCTATGTCAGACCAGATGATGACCGTGACAGATATCCTTGCCAGATCCGTTACACTGTCAAGATCAATATCTGAAGTGTTGGCAGTGAATGATGGTATAACAAAAAATATTTCCAAATCAATGACCGACCAGCTAAGATTAACTGACAGTATTCAGAGAACAGTAGTTGCCGCCAGAGCTTTTTCAGAAGGTCTTGGCGTGACAGAAAAAATAACCAAGGCGCTCTCGAAGACAATAACACAACAGCTAACACTTACTGAAGCAATAGCAAGGTCAACAACAGCTTCAAAGTCGATAACTGAGCAGTTGGCTATACAGGATACCATAGCAAAAGCCTTCGCACCTTCAAGATCACTGTCAGAGAATCTTGCAGTAACGGAAACAACTACAAGAACAATTGTAACCAGCAGAGCCCTCTCTGAGCAAATAACACTAACAGAGACTGTTGCCAAGAGCATATCTGTGTCGCTATCTGAACAGCTAACGACAACGGATCAGTTGGCTAGAGCTACTATCACCTCAAGGGCAGTAACAGAGCAGCTCACCACCGCCGAGTTCATAGCTAACTTAGTATCCAAAGCAATAAGCGAACAGCTCTCAATAACAGAGAATATTGCTAGGTCTATTGTCACCGCTAGGAGCGTGTCTGAAGAGCTTGGACTAACAGAATCAGTAGCTAAGCGAATAACCCATTCATTATCGGAAGATCTCTCTGTTACAGACACAATCGACAGGTCTAGCACGCTTTCAAGATCCATATCTGAGCAGCTCGCTCTGACGGAAACTGCATTAATAAACACAAGTAAACCACTGACAGAACAGCTGGCTGTGATAGATAGTCTAGAGCGATCAATAACCACTACCAGAACTCTGTCGGAGCAACTTGGAGTGACTGATGCAGTAAGTAAAGCCTTCTCAACAGCGCTGTTAGAACAACTTGGCATTACAGAATCACCCGCCAGAGTTGCAGCGCTGTCAAGATCTATGTCGGAGCAGTTTACTTTGGTTGATTCTATTTCGAAGGATGTTTCTGTATTGCAAACAGAGCAGCTCGCATTTGCGGATACTTTGACGAGAATTACGGCTCTGACAAGGGCAATGATGGAGCAGCTAGCGGTCAACGAAACTATGACCATATCGATCTCAAAGTCGATGTCAGAACAGCTTAGAATGACAGACGAGCTCCAGCGGTCGATATCTGTTACCGCGGCACCATCAGAACAACAACTTGCACTAACAGATTCAATAGCTATATCCTTATCCAAGTCGCTATCAGAGCAGCTAGAAGTTGAGGACACCATTGCCCGGTCCATTGCATTGTCAAGGTCAATATCTGAAGAGCTGACAGTGAATGATCAGATATCAAAGGCGATATCAAAGGTAATATCCGAAGATCTCGCGGTAACAGACGAGATTCAGAGAACGATAGTTTCTACCAGAAATATGTCAGAACAGCTTGGAGTGACGGACACTGTGACAAAGGCTATCTCTGTTGTATTGCTAGATCAACTTGGAGTAACTGAATCAGAAATAGGGTCTATTGAAGTTGCAAGGTCAATGTCAGAGCAGCTTACCATCACAGATTTTCTAATTGAAGGCAGAGCGTTCCAGATTGCAATTTCAGAACAGCTATCGTCTACAGAGGCGACGACGGCAACAACAACGACATCATTGCCGTCCAGTCTGATAGAAGGGCTTGCCACATCCGACGCCATCACTACTACAACATCTACCTTTGCAAGAGCAATCACTGAGAATATGGCAATTACAGAGAATGCGTCACGAACAGCATCCATAATAATACTTGAAATACTGCAAACCAGCGATCAATTTACTGACATCTCCATCCACTATCACCTAGTCCTCGGTGAGACACTAGTTCTACCAGATTCCTTTGCTACCGATCATGCTAGCTATGTAAATTCATTTATAGGCCATAAAGTAATCATCGAAGACTCGGTACTATTGGCCCTGAAGTCAACTAACAACCCAACAGAACAGCTCGTAGTTCAGGATCAGCTATCGGCGATGCATACAAACAGAAGAGTGCTAACAGAAACTATGCAGTTGCGTGATTCGCGAATTATTGTTGCAACACGTCCGCCACCAAGTCCACCTTCTGCAATCGTAGCCATGCCCGTAGTAACTATGACTGAGAAAGAAACTGTGAAAGAATATCCCAACAGCATGACCTCTCCCATGGTAGCGGTTCAAGTGCAAGGCACATATCCGATGGAAAGGCTTGACAATACAGCACTTGGATCTCTGCTTACCACTATTGGTATGCCAGTCTACGATGTCAGCACAGAGGCATCAAGCACAGGCATAGACAACATGACCATGATCCTTCCGACCTTCAAAGTCCCAATAGAAATGGATGGAGCGCCATTAAACGGAGGAGCGTTCCTTACACCTGTATTGTCAAACGTACCTGCCAACACACAAGTGGTAATTCCAATAGACGTAGAAGGCAGCCTTGGAGCTGGGACCATAGAAACAAACCGGATGATACTTAGCTTTACACCTAAAGTAAACTCTAGCAACTTTGCGCTCTTGATTAGCATATTGGATAACAATCCCGAAGAGGCGATAACCCAAGAAGAGCCAGAGGGCTTGTCTGCATTTTACATTGATGTATCATATGTGGGCACATGGCCAGGCGGCATATCTCCTTCTGACCCGGCATTCTATTTCGAACCACCACAGGTCACATTTACCATAACGGAAGAGTGGACAGAAGAAAATCATGCAAAGAGAGATCTGAACAACATTCCAATGATCAATCTGTTCTTGCTTAATGAAGTTACAGGCACGTGGATAGAGATATCAGACGACAAAATAACGCCACTAACATCGGCAGTAGGCAATGTCTATCAATATATAGTAACACTGCCCCACCTCTCTACCTATGTAGTAACTGCAGACACCTCCTCAAGTGAATCTGGAAATCGTGGTCCTGGAAGTGGTATAGGAACAAGAGGAAGTAGCAGGTTTGGTCACATCGTGCAGCTTGCTGAATCGCTTTCTGTCAGTGGCTCTATAAACCTAGTCAAAGGTGAATCGCTCTTTAGCGATTTGACAGGATCGTTTAATATCAATAAGGTAGATTCGAAGCCGTTGGATCAGCGTGTTATTTCAGTAGATGATATTTCCGTTACTGTTCATGTCTCCGGTATCAGGTCTTCAGCTATACTTGGAACTGCAGTTGCCCGCCTTAACTTTGAAATTGAGAACAAGGGTGATATTGGACAGGAGCTAATGCTAAGATACTGGTATTCTGACCCGACAACAAAGATGAGAATATACGAGAACAAAGAAACCGTCATGGTTGGAGCTGGCCAGTCCATCGTCAAAATATTTGAAGTTCCATTCACTTCTCCTGGCGACTACAGCCTAGTGATAGAGGTAGAGTCAAAGGAGGGAACTGTATCTACTACAGACATTGCGATCAATGTCCCGTGGCTAACGGTTTACCTCTACATCCTTGTCATTATAGCGGTAATCGTAATCGGAGTATCAATGGGCTTTGTAATATTTGCAATTCGTTCTAGACGGTTTATTATTACTGGTGACGACAGATAG
- a CDS encoding helix-turn-helix domain-containing protein — MLNYKFRLYPTTKEQELALEQTLDGCRWVYTTTFLTKTCQSTT; from the coding sequence ATGCTCAACTACAAGTTCCGCCTATATCCAACAACGAAAGAACAGGAGCTTGCACTAGAGCAAACTCTTGATGGCTGCAGGTGGGTGTACACAACTACTTTCTTGACAAAAACATGTCAGAGTACGACATGA
- a CDS encoding RNA-guided endonuclease InsQ/TnpB family protein, whose amino-acid sequence MGVHNYFLDKNMSEYDMNYALTELKEQHPWLRKYYHSKMLQMVTHQVAAARKTATGKLKYRKDSDFNSFTYNQSGFKIEEDGKLYLSKIGRIRIVLHRQPVNVKQVTVCRKNGKWYADVACETLRRSFSTIIRYVKPPVGIDVGITKFCHDSDNHVVEDNPQFLTKMLKPLRKAHRRVSRRQIGSNNREKAKHMLARLYERIHNKRHDFLHKKSAYYASHYDLIFLERLKVLNLTKNHRLARKILDASWSAFKNMLLQYKANRVVEVEPAHTSINCSRCGYPVPKSLAVRTHVCTECGAVLDRDYNASLNILKRGLESLMMLPVERREVTPVEIAMQSRKQEEAHVLRRG is encoded by the coding sequence GTGGGTGTACACAACTACTTTCTTGACAAAAACATGTCAGAGTACGACATGAACTATGCCTTGACTGAATTAAAAGAGCAACACCCTTGGCTGCGCAAATACTACCACTCCAAGATGCTTCAGATGGTAACACATCAGGTCGCAGCAGCAAGAAAGACAGCTACAGGTAAGTTAAAGTACAGAAAGGACAGCGATTTCAACTCATTTACATATAACCAGTCTGGCTTTAAAATTGAAGAAGATGGAAAGCTCTACCTGTCCAAGATAGGCAGGATAAGGATTGTACTGCACAGGCAGCCAGTCAACGTCAAGCAGGTGACTGTATGCAGGAAGAATGGAAAGTGGTATGCAGACGTTGCATGCGAAACACTGCGCAGGTCATTTTCAACGATAATCAGGTACGTAAAGCCACCAGTTGGCATTGATGTAGGTATAACAAAGTTCTGCCACGACTCTGACAACCATGTAGTGGAAGACAACCCGCAGTTTCTCACAAAGATGCTAAAACCATTGAGAAAAGCTCACAGAAGAGTATCAAGAAGGCAGATAGGCAGCAACAACCGAGAGAAAGCAAAGCACATGCTAGCCCGGCTGTATGAGCGTATTCATAACAAGCGCCACGATTTCCTGCACAAGAAATCGGCGTACTATGCCAGCCACTACGACCTGATATTCCTGGAGCGCTTGAAAGTATTGAACTTGACCAAGAACCACAGGCTTGCGCGCAAAATCCTGGACGCAAGCTGGTCTGCTTTTAAAAATATGCTGCTGCAGTACAAAGCTAACAGGGTAGTAGAGGTAGAGCCTGCACACACATCGATTAACTGCTCAAGGTGTGGTTACCCAGTACCAAAGTCACTGGCTGTAAGGACGCATGTTTGTACAGAGTGTGGTGCTGTACTTGACAGAGACTACAACGCTTCTCTTAACATCCTCAAGCGAGGGTTAGAATCGCTGATGATGCTACCGGTGGAACGCCGGGAAGTTACGCCTGTAGAGATTGCAATGCAGTCGAGGAAGCAGGAAGAAGCCCACGTCTTAAGACGTGGGTAG
- a CDS encoding response regulator, translating to MTDGKGVPNIIVAEQDLHVSNLIMGTFKMEGFLPHQVMTSEDCLAKVKELGDKLDAIIIDGRLASDRGTMLIVNIRKMNSKAKIFVLAERFEEEHKTRVLDYGADEFTVKPLSIATLVSKISMLLLQGTPIKA from the coding sequence ATGACTGACGGAAAGGGTGTGCCCAACATCATAGTGGCAGAGCAAGACCTGCATGTTTCCAACCTCATAATGGGCACATTCAAAATGGAAGGTTTTCTGCCACATCAAGTAATGACTTCAGAGGATTGTCTAGCCAAAGTAAAGGAATTGGGCGACAAGCTTGATGCTATAATTATTGATGGTAGGCTCGCTTCTGACAGGGGCACGATGCTGATTGTCAATATCAGAAAAATGAATAGCAAAGCCAAGATATTCGTTTTAGCCGAGAGATTTGAGGAGGAACACAAGACCAGAGTGCTGGATTATGGAGCCGACGAGTTTACAGTCAAACCGCTCAGCATCGCCACACTGGTGAGCAAAATCAGCATGCTTTTGCTGCAAGGCACTCCGATAAAGGCATAG
- a CDS encoding cupin domain-containing protein — protein sequence MRTIGPSVGLAFGLSAAGLGAILLVASFIPAGIIKAANHGGANEQFLQLHGRLDVLLYDESGRIKDERHIDNMIVDAGFEGIAYRIAPHDGTVTPSNPWNYIAIGTGNTATAAGDTALVSELVRIQDTQAEYSTSSKQLKLQVSFDPGVGTGNIAESGLFNAASAGDMLARQTFTTISKGASDTLTVTWTITLAST from the coding sequence GTGCGCACAATAGGACCTTCGGTAGGACTAGCTTTTGGCTTAAGTGCGGCAGGGTTAGGGGCAATACTACTAGTTGCCTCGTTCATCCCAGCTGGCATTATCAAAGCTGCCAACCACGGAGGTGCAAATGAGCAGTTTCTGCAACTTCACGGCAGGCTTGATGTCCTGCTTTACGACGAATCTGGCAGGATAAAAGATGAGCGACATATTGACAACATGATCGTGGATGCCGGATTTGAAGGAATCGCGTATAGGATTGCGCCGCACGATGGCACAGTGACTCCAAGCAATCCTTGGAATTATATCGCGATAGGAACTGGCAACACAGCTACAGCGGCAGGCGATACTGCGCTTGTATCCGAGTTGGTTCGCATTCAAGACACACAGGCTGAGTACTCTACATCAAGCAAGCAGTTGAAACTTCAAGTATCGTTTGACCCCGGCGTTGGTACGGGCAACATCGCAGAGAGCGGGCTGTTCAATGCTGCAAGTGCAGGCGACATGCTTGCAAGGCAGACGTTCACGACTATCTCAAAAGGCGCAAGCGACACACTGACTGTCACTTGGACGATAACGTTGGCTAGCACGTAA
- a CDS encoding RNA-guided endonuclease InsQ/TnpB family protein yields the protein MVCVYRSNNNVYIDKNMSEYDMNYALTELKEQHPWLRKYYHSKMLQMVAKQVAAAARKVVVAAATGKLKYRKGDDYNAFTYNQSGFKIEEDGKLYLSKIGRIRIVLHRQPVNVKQVTVCRKNGKWYADVACETLRRSFSTIIRYRKPVGIDVGITKFCHDSDNHVVEDNPQFLTKMLKPLRKAHRRVSRRQIGSNNRKKAKRMLARLYERIHNKRRDFLHKLSAYYASHYDLIFLERLKVLNLTKNHRLARKILDASWSTFKNMLQYKANRVVEVEPAYTSVDCSRCCYPVPKSLAVRTHVCTECGAVLDRDYNASLNILKRGLESLMMLLPVERREVTPVEIAMQSRKQEEAHVLRRG from the coding sequence ATGGTCTGTGTTTATAGGAGTAATAATAATGTGTACATTGACAAAAACATGTCAGAGTACGACATGAACTATGCCTTGACTGAATTAAAAGAGCAACACCCTTGGCTGCGCAAATACTACCACTCCAAGATGCTTCAGATGGTAGCAAAGCAGGTTGCAGCAGCTGCAAGAAAGGTAGTAGTAGCAGCAGCTACTGGCAAGTTGAAGTACAGAAAAGGCGATGACTATAATGCCTTTACATACAACCAGTCTGGCTTTAAAATTGAAGAAGATGGAAAGCTCTACCTGTCCAAGATAGGCAGGATAAGGATTGTACTGCACAGGCAGCCAGTCAACGTCAAGCAGGTGACTGTATGCAGGAAGAATGGAAAGTGGTATGCAGACGTTGCATGCGAAACACTGCGCAGGTCATTTTCAACGATAATCAGGTACAGAAAGCCGGTAGGCATTGACGTTGGCATTACCAAGTTCTGCCATGACTCTGACAACCATGTAGTGGAAGACAACCCGCAGTTTCTCACAAAGATGCTAAAACCATTGAGAAAAGCTCACAGAAGAGTATCAAGAAGGCAGATAGGCAGCAATAATAGAAAGAAAGCAAAGCGCATGCTTGCCAGATTGTACGAACGCATCCATAACAAGCGCCGTGACTTTCTACACAAGCTATCAGCGTACTATGCCAGCCACTACGACCTGATATTCTTGGAGCGCTTGAAAGTATTGAACTTGACCAAGAACCACAGGCTTGCGCGCAAAATCTTGGACGCAAGCTGGTCTACTTTTAAAAATATGCTGCAGTACAAGGCCAACCGCGTTGTAGAGGTAGAGCCAGCATACACATCGGTTGACTGCTCAAGGTGTTGTTACCCAGTACCAAAGTCACTGGCTGTAAGGACGCATGTTTGTACAGAGTGTGGTGCTGTACTTGACAGAGACTACAACGCTTCTCTTAACATCCTCAAGCGAGGGTTAGAATCGCTGATGATGTTGCTACCGGTGGAACGCCGGGAAGTTACGCCTGTAGAGATTGCAATGCAGTCGAGGAAGCAGGAAGAAGCCCACGTCTTAAGACGTGGGTAG